The following proteins are co-located in the Chloroflexota bacterium genome:
- a CDS encoding glucose 1-dehydrogenase, with the protein MGKLAGKVALITGAGSGIGRATALLFAKEGARIVVDDIVTQGGNETVRMIKEAAGQAVFVEADVSKSPDVQKMVRLTLATYGQLDILFNNAGVMGKYIMTADTPEEVWDNIIATNLRGVFLGSKYAIPIMLSQGGGIIVNTASSAGMIGLPGLPAYCTSKAGVIQLTKTMALEYADKNIRINCICPGGITTPLSAGFDSNNPPPFKQAQAMRRFGQPEEVARVALYLACDDSSFVTGTSIVIDGGWTAGIPKARAKKQE; encoded by the coding sequence ATGGGTAAACTTGCTGGAAAAGTAGCTCTGATCACAGGAGCTGGGTCGGGAATTGGGCGCGCTACCGCACTCCTTTTTGCCAAAGAGGGAGCCAGGATCGTGGTGGATGATATTGTGACTCAAGGGGGAAACGAGACAGTCAGAATGATCAAAGAGGCCGCCGGTCAGGCCGTCTTTGTCGAAGCAGATGTGTCCAAGTCGCCCGACGTGCAGAAGATGGTCAGGCTGACTCTCGCCACCTATGGACAGCTTGACATCCTGTTTAACAATGCCGGCGTCATGGGCAAGTACATTATGACTGCTGACACGCCGGAGGAAGTGTGGGACAACATCATCGCCACGAATCTGAGGGGGGTATTCCTGGGTTCGAAGTACGCCATCCCCATAATGCTCAGCCAGGGCGGCGGCATCATAGTCAACACCGCTTCCTCCGCGGGCATGATCGGTCTGCCCGGTTTGCCAGCCTATTGCACCTCCAAGGCAGGGGTCATACAGCTAACCAAGACCATGGCCCTGGAGTATGCCGACAAAAACATCAGGATCAACTGCATTTGCCCCGGTGGCATAACAACGCCACTGTCCGCTGGCTTTGATTCAAACAATCCCCCGCCGTTCAAACAGGCGCAGGCCATGAGAAGGTTCGGCCAGCCTGAGGAAGTGGCCAGGGTAGCGCTCTACCTGGCTTGTGATGACTCCTCTTTCGTCACCGGCACATCCATAGTGATTGACGGCGGTTGGACAGCCGGCATACCGAAAGCCAGGGCCAAGAAGCAAGAATAG
- a CDS encoding GNAT family N-acetyltransferase gives MSDGTEINIRQAKSGDVKAIAVILRGLGWFTYMNEETPTDTERRITRQINLCHADKSHTVLVAEDRGSVVVGYAAVHWLPYLMLPGSEGYISELFVSESARGKGIGTRLLAAVTAQAMKRGCTRLMLVNRRSRDSYRRGFYSKLGWEERGEFANFVLRLPAKA, from the coding sequence ATGTCAGATGGCACTGAGATCAACATCCGCCAGGCAAAGTCCGGAGACGTGAAGGCGATAGCCGTTATCCTGCGTGGGCTGGGCTGGTTCACCTATATGAATGAGGAGACCCCGACGGACACAGAGCGGCGTATTACCAGGCAGATCAACCTGTGTCATGCCGATAAGAGCCATACGGTGCTTGTGGCTGAAGACCGGGGCAGTGTAGTCGTGGGGTATGCGGCTGTCCACTGGCTGCCGTACCTGATGCTGCCGGGTTCCGAGGGCTACATCTCGGAGTTGTTCGTCAGTGAATCAGCGCGGGGAAAAGGGATTGGCACCAGGCTGCTCGCGGCAGTGACGGCACAGGCAATGAAACGCGGCTGCACCCGTCTGATGCTGGTGAACCGCCGCAGTCGCGACTCATACAGGAGGGGCTTCTACAGCAAGCTGGGGTGGGAGGAGCGGGGGGAGTTTGCCAATTTTGTCCTCCGTCTGCCGGCGAAGGCATGA